The stretch of DNA CTGTAGGAGAACCCGACCCGGTCGAACTCGACTACACCCGTCTCCGTCACGGTGTTGGTGGCGACGGACGCGGTGGTTGTGAGCTCGGTCTCGTCGAGGGCGACCTGGATACGACGGGCGGCGGTCAGGCCGCCGCGCAGTCCCGAGATGCCATAGCCGATGCCGAGCAGGCGGGCACCGAACAAGGTTCCGAGCAGCAGGAACGGCAGCAGGTTGACTGCTTTCATGCTACCGGTGGTGATCAGCAGGGTCCCCAGCGTGCAGATCAGCAGCAGGAAGGTGCCCGGCCGGGTGACCAGGTCGATGAAGGTCCGCTGCCCGATCAGCGGCTGTTGCCAGGCGCGCAGGAACTCGATGTACTCACCCAGCCGGGCGCGGAACGTTGATGCGGCCGCCCCGCCGAACACCCGGATCACCGGTTGCCCCTCGAGGTAGGCTCCTGCCTCCACGCTCATCCGCTCGGCCCATTTCGATGCCAGGGACGTCTTTGGTCCGGACTGGGTGATCATCGCCGCCATACCGAACATGTAGGCCAGCACGGGAAGTAGCAGCAGCAGCCCGAGACGCCAGTCCACGACGCACAGGTACGCCAGCACCGAGATAGGGGCGACGACCGCTGCGACCGCGTCCGGCACCGCGTGGGTGACCAGGTAGTGCAGTGACAGGGTGTCGTCCTGCACCAGCTGCTTCACCTGTCCCGACCCGCGGGTGTCGAACCAGCCCAGTGGCACCCGGGCGAGCTTGCCCAGGAGCCGGGAACGCAGCTCGCGGGCGAAACGGGCGTCGCGAATATGCAGCCACACCGTCAGCGCGGATGAGAGGAGCACCCCTGCCGCCAGCAGCGCCAGTGCCCAGATCCCCAGCGTCCACAACGCTGCCGTGTCCGCCCCGCTCAGCAGCCGGCGGGCCAGCTCCACCACCAGCACGTACGGGGCCAGCTGTACGAGAGTGGCCAGCGCCTGCAGCACCCCGGCGACGATCAGCGTCGGTCGCAACGGGGCGATCAGCCGGCCCCCCGCTCGCGCCCGCCACGCACCTCGGCCCACCGCACCCGCCGTCGATACCTTCGCCGACGTCGCGGCCGCGATCGGCTCGTCGGCGGGGACCTGCTCCGGGGCTGCCTTGGACCGGTTCGATCCGAACGGACGCCCGTAGTACCAGTAGGCCTGGGCGTGGGTCTCGCTGCGGGGGAACCCGAATTCCTTCCGGAGTCTGACCCTCAGCTGCTTCAACGATCCCGACTCTGGTGCCATCCACGCGAACCAGTCCGACCAGTCCCGCGCCTCGATGGCCGCCGCGAGCGACGCCGGGCCGCGCCTCGGTACCCAGTGCACCCTCGCCCGTGGATGGTCGACGAGGGGGATGAGACGGTCCGTGTCCTCGTGCTCCTCCAGGTAGACCTCGATCGGCACCTCGTCTGGCACGATCCCCAGAATTCCGTTGATGGCCGGAATGGACGCCGCGTCACCGATCAGCAGGTATCCTGCAGGCAGCTCCTCCGGCAGGTCGAACCGGGTGCTGCCGAACGGGGTGACCGAGACCGTCATCCCCGGCCTCGCCCGCTGTGCCCACGCTGACGCCGGCCCCGCAGGCTCGTGCAACACGAATTCGACGGCGAAGTCCCCGGTGGCCGCGTCACCCTCCGCGATCGTGTACCCCCGCTGATGCTCCTTGTCAGCACCCTCATGGTCCGGGAACCAGAATCGCAGCGCCGCGGTCGGCGCGACCACGTCCCCCTCCAGCAGTGTTGCCGAATGCATCCGCACCCGCACGACTCCCGGTGAGATCATCTCCGTCCCGGTGACCGTAGCCTCATGGTCCTGCGCGCCGTAGGCGCGCAGGACCGCCCCGTTCAGTCCCCGCTTCGCCATCACTGCCCCTTCCCGGCGGCCTCCAGGGCCGCTCTGATCTGCGCCGCCGAACGGCCCGGCGGTGCCATCTCCACGAATGCCCGCACCGCCGCGCCCAGCCACAACCGCACATACTCGTCCGCGCCGACGTCCGGCAGCGCATGGTGCGCCTCGCCCAACCGCGGATCGGTCCGGATGGCGTTGATCGCATCCCGTTCTCGCGCCGCACGCTCCTCCGCTCGCTGACGCTGCGTGTCCTCCGCGGCCGCGTACCCGATCGAGATTGACGCGACCGCGGACACCAGCGCGATCGCCGCGTCTGCCGAGTACCCGCGTCGACCCAGCGCCGTCACCTCAGACGCCAGCAGCCGGCGGCCGCT from Actinomyces sp. Marseille-P3109 encodes:
- a CDS encoding ABC transporter ATP-binding protein/permease, with product MAKRGLNGAVLRAYGAQDHEATVTGTEMISPGVVRVRMHSATLLEGDVVAPTAALRFWFPDHEGADKEHQRGYTIAEGDAATGDFAVEFVLHEPAGPASAWAQRARPGMTVSVTPFGSTRFDLPEELPAGYLLIGDAASIPAINGILGIVPDEVPIEVYLEEHEDTDRLIPLVDHPRARVHWVPRRGPASLAAAIEARDWSDWFAWMAPESGSLKQLRVRLRKEFGFPRSETHAQAYWYYGRPFGSNRSKAAPEQVPADEPIAAATSAKVSTAGAVGRGAWRARAGGRLIAPLRPTLIVAGVLQALATLVQLAPYVLVVELARRLLSGADTAALWTLGIWALALLAAGVLLSSALTVWLHIRDARFARELRSRLLGKLARVPLGWFDTRGSGQVKQLVQDDTLSLHYLVTHAVPDAVAAVVAPISVLAYLCVVDWRLGLLLLLPVLAYMFGMAAMITQSGPKTSLASKWAERMSVEAGAYLEGQPVIRVFGGAAASTFRARLGEYIEFLRAWQQPLIGQRTFIDLVTRPGTFLLLICTLGTLLITTGSMKAVNLLPFLLLGTLFGARLLGIGYGISGLRGGLTAARRIQVALDETELTTTASVATNTVTETGVVEFDRVGFSYRPGVPVLEDINLTLRPGTVTALVGPSGSGKSTLAALLARFHDVGTGAIRIGGRDLRELDADELYTRVGFVFQQPQLVQGTVRDNIALAVPDATPDEVEAAAHAAQLHERILRMTDGYDTVLGSGVALSGGERQRLTIARAILADTPVLVLDEATAFADPESEYLVQQALSRLTARRTVLVIAHRLHTVTGVDRIVVLDNGRVAETGTHDELLARNGRYRRLWEARTPFTTPPESKGDPS